The Poriferisphaera corsica DNA segment GAAAATGGGGCTGATGATGGGGCGATTGGGTAGGGAGGAATGAGGGGAGAAGTGGAGCGGATTGAGGGAATATAAGGGGAGGGGTGGGTGTTGTGTTGGTGCGTAACTAGAATGACAGTAGTGTGAGTGGGGCGAAATAGTAGGAGACGCGTAGCGATGCGGATACTTGTGGCGATACCTGTGTATAACGAAGAACAATATGTGACGGGTGTTTTAGCGGAGGTGGGGAAGTATACGAAAGATATTTTGGTGGTCGATGATGGATCGACGGATGAGACGCCGAGCTTGTTGGCGAGGCAGCCGGTGGATGTGGTGCGGCATAAGCGGAACCGTGGGTATGGTCGGAGTATTCGCGATGCGATTCGCTGGGCGAGTTGTTATGGGTATGACTGGTTGATCACGATGGATTGTGATGAGCAGCATGAGCCTCGGAGTTTGCCTGACTTTTTTGAGGCGATCGAGAAGGCGGGGAAAGAAGATGGGCATGGTGCAGACATTATTTCGGGGAGCCGATATTTGCATTGTGAGGCTTGCGGTGGTGGAGAGCTTGTGCCGGAGGATCGGAGGGAGATCAATAAGACGGTGACGGGTTGGGTGAAGGAAACATTGGGGTATGAGATTACGGATTCCTTTTGTGGGTTCAAGGCTTGCAGGGTGAGTGGATTGCGGAAGATGCAATTGGATCGGGATGGGTATGCGATCCCGTTACAGTTTTGGGTGCAGGCGAAGTCGCATGGCTTGAAGGTGGATGAGGTGCCGATTCGGCTGATTTATAATGATCCGAATCGAAGCTTTGGTGAGAAGCTGGACGATCCGGCGCACCGGATTGCGCTGTACCGTGAGGTTTGGGAAAATGAACTGTCTCGTACTGCGAACATGCGCGAGAACTGTATGCCAGCAGATTGCGTTGAAGAAAAAGTTGAGGCAGACGCGAGTCAGGCTTGATGTAAAAGATGAGTGTCTAATCAAGGGTTAGGCTGATGAAGATTGTGATCGAGCCACAGATGTGTGAGTGGGAAGGGATGGTGGAGTCGGCTGTGGGTGCGCGTGATGGTGAAGAGGGGGAGAAGCTAGGGGGAGATGAGCAGGGGGGGGATGATGATGGGTTGGTTGCTTGTATCAACGCGAATGCGGATCGATTAGGGACAGGACGGGTCAGTTGTGATGATCGTTTAGTGGTGACGGGGCATCAGGCGTGGTTCTGGCATCCGGGGATATTAGCGAAGGATATAGCAGGGGCGGTATGGGCTGAGAAAACGGGGCGGAAATTGGTGCATTTGGTGGTGGATCATGATGTCAATGCAGCGCTTAGATTGCAGGTGCCTGTTGAGAAAGATGGGCGGCTGTACGTGCAGACTGTGCGATTAGGGAAGGAGATGGTGGGTGTGAGTACGGGGTGGCAGGGTGTGGTGGATGTAGACGAGGTACTTGAGAAGGTGGGGGAGCTGGATGAGCCGTTGCGTGGGGTGATGCGCGGCGCTTGGGAGCGGGTTCAGGCTGCGGATTGCAGGACATTAGCAGAGCAGGTGGGAGTTGCGCAGGTGGCGATGATGGAGCCGTATGTGGGGGGGGCGGGAGAAATGGGACTGCTTTTTACGAGTGATTTTGCGGAGATGAAGGGGTTTGATGGATTGGTTGAGATGATGGTGGGTGATGCGGCGCGGTGCGTTCGGATCTATAACGAAGAGGTAAGGAGGCGGCCTGAGGCGGGGGTTGGTGAGTTGGTTGTGACGCGTGAGTTTGTGGAGTTACCGCTGTGGGGGATTAAAGGGGAGAAGGGCGCAGGTGCGGGGCGTCGGATGCGGGTGTTTGCGGATGTTGGGGATTCGCGTGAGGTGGTTTTGGTAGATGAATGGGGGGAGGTATTGGGTGATGATGTGGTGATGATGCCGAAGGCGCTGATGATGACGTGGGCGCTGCGGAGCGGCGAACTCGGGCGATGCGATCTTTTTATTCATGGGACAGGTGGCGGTATCTATGATGGAATTATGGAATCGTGGTGGCTACGATGGTGCGGGAAGCGGCTGGCGCCGATGGCGGTGGTAACGGCAGATTTATATTTGGATTTTGATGTGCCTAACAGTGGATTAGATGAATTAGAGGCGGCGGTGTGGTGGGCGCATCATGTGGTGCATAATGTGGAGCGCGTGGATGGTGCGGTGAATGATGGGGATGGTGTTTTGGTTGAGGAAAAACGCGAGTTGCTGGGGCATATGGATGATGATCGTGATCGGCGAAGGCGGCGGGCTGCGTTTAAGCGGATTCATACGATTAATGAT contains these protein-coding regions:
- a CDS encoding glycosyltransferase family 2 protein; its protein translation is MRILVAIPVYNEEQYVTGVLAEVGKYTKDILVVDDGSTDETPSLLARQPVDVVRHKRNRGYGRSIRDAIRWASCYGYDWLITMDCDEQHEPRSLPDFFEAIEKAGKEDGHGADIISGSRYLHCEACGGGELVPEDRREINKTVTGWVKETLGYEITDSFCGFKACRVSGLRKMQLDRDGYAIPLQFWVQAKSHGLKVDEVPIRLIYNDPNRSFGEKLDDPAHRIALYREVWENELSRTANMRENCMPADCVEEKVEADASQA